A window of the Candidatus Dadabacteria bacterium genome harbors these coding sequences:
- a CDS encoding DEAD/DEAH box helicase — MPRDGRNGGADAGPPVERSGGFEVFARDPANKIGLLAAALQNGGSATVSGLAGGSAFLVASAVAGYLKAELLYITNSEKRRDAAKRAFRSLGADSRALCLTLAEAAQKTVSPSFLESASLRIETGDRADRDETVAQLRRMGYKTREFVRLAGEISVRGAIVDVFGAGADSPARVEFSGSEIRSVRLFDPRTQMSVERAGNVKIPPARMDDEERNSSVFDRRGESVVFLETGGAAVAHEPSPQRLSAEEITQKLAQTKTVRVLSLSPGDIDFNTSPVPLSGGIAEAARTLQSRGYGLKVFAGNGSEEGRLRHIFKEHNVRGADICAGTAGGGFVFPEIGTAFIDARDFAETIPAEETAADRRFPPSAFESAFGEIKNGDLVVHREFGVGIFRGLKNISVRGRRGDFVECEYHGGDSVYVPASKIGLLHRYVGSEDDKPVIDRLGGPAWRKTVRGAKRATETVAGELLELYASRKSGGGHSFSKPGAEFREFETGFMFEETPDQKKAIDEVTGDMEAPRPMDRLICGDTGFGKTEVALRAALKAVMDGFQVAFLVPTTLLVSQHLQTARARLASLPVNTVALSRFNSPGEEKRILGEIERGYADIVVGTHKILSGKVRFKNLGLLIIDEEHKFGVRQKERLKTMRENLDVLSLSATPIPRTLQLSLAGIRDISSINSPPRGRLPVKIRISKWNAGLIREIVLKEKKRGGGVFFIHNRIETIGAVAERLREIIPEVSMEVTHGRLGKKDLEDRVGRFAGGKIDMLITTAIVESGLDIAGANTIFINDAHNFGIADLYQLKGRVGRGSLQAYACLLVPERKELSEDALRRLRRFAELWDFGGGYELAFSDLRMRGVGNLFGVEQSGHVARVGVEFYLEMLREATERLKTGKTAEKIEPEIRTDLQARIPDDYVESGRERLVFYKRISSSSAGDEVRALAGEVEDRFGPPPAQVKNLFALAALKTVMREHSVGFMDIREDGAEAFGSKDRAETKARFRKQGKAWKPFAVRGMPKGAAEAAARMLSELRAV, encoded by the coding sequence ATGCCGCGAGATGGGAGAAACGGTGGCGCGGATGCTGGGCCGCCCGTAGAGCGGTCAGGCGGCTTTGAAGTTTTCGCCCGCGACCCGGCAAACAAGATCGGGCTGCTTGCCGCCGCATTGCAAAACGGCGGTTCCGCAACCGTTTCGGGGCTTGCGGGGGGAAGCGCGTTTCTGGTTGCGTCCGCCGTGGCCGGATACCTGAAAGCGGAACTCCTCTACATAACGAACTCGGAAAAAAGACGCGATGCGGCAAAGCGGGCATTCCGCTCGCTCGGGGCGGACTCCCGCGCTCTGTGCCTCACCCTCGCCGAGGCGGCGCAAAAAACCGTCTCCCCCTCGTTTCTTGAATCGGCCTCCCTGCGCATTGAAACCGGAGACCGGGCGGACAGGGACGAAACCGTGGCGCAACTCAGGCGCATGGGCTATAAAACAAGGGAGTTTGTCCGCCTCGCCGGTGAGATAAGCGTCAGGGGGGCGATAGTTGACGTGTTCGGCGCGGGCGCGGACAGCCCAGCGCGGGTTGAGTTCTCCGGCAGTGAAATAAGGTCTGTCAGGCTGTTTGACCCCCGGACGCAAATGTCCGTTGAGCGGGCGGGGAACGTAAAAATCCCCCCCGCGCGCATGGACGATGAGGAAAGGAATTCATCCGTCTTTGACCGCCGGGGGGAAAGTGTAGTTTTTCTTGAGACCGGCGGCGCGGCCGTGGCGCATGAGCCCTCGCCGCAGCGGCTTTCGGCGGAGGAAATAACGCAGAAACTCGCGCAAACAAAAACGGTTCGCGTGCTGAGCCTGAGCCCCGGCGACATAGACTTCAACACATCGCCCGTCCCGCTGTCGGGAGGGATAGCGGAAGCCGCGCGGACGCTTCAATCGCGGGGGTACGGGCTGAAGGTCTTTGCCGGAAACGGGAGCGAAGAGGGGCGGCTCCGGCATATTTTCAAAGAGCACAATGTGCGCGGCGCGGACATCTGTGCGGGAACTGCGGGGGGAGGGTTTGTGTTTCCCGAAATCGGAACGGCTTTCATAGACGCGCGAGACTTTGCGGAAACAATCCCCGCAGAGGAAACGGCGGCGGACAGACGGTTTCCCCCTTCCGCGTTTGAGTCCGCATTCGGGGAGATTAAAAACGGCGACCTTGTGGTTCACAGGGAGTTCGGCGTGGGCATTTTCAGGGGGTTGAAAAACATCTCCGTCCGGGGGCGCAGGGGCGACTTTGTTGAGTGCGAATACCACGGCGGAGACAGCGTTTACGTCCCCGCGTCAAAGATCGGGCTGCTTCACAGGTATGTCGGAAGCGAGGATGACAAACCGGTGATAGACCGGCTTGGGGGGCCGGCGTGGCGCAAAACCGTCCGGGGGGCGAAGCGGGCGACTGAAACGGTCGCCGGAGAACTGCTTGAGTTGTATGCGAGCAGAAAATCGGGCGGGGGGCACAGTTTTTCCAAACCGGGGGCCGAGTTCAGGGAGTTTGAAACGGGGTTTATGTTTGAAGAGACCCCCGACCAGAAAAAAGCCATTGACGAAGTGACGGGAGACATGGAAGCCCCCCGCCCGATGGACAGACTGATATGCGGCGACACCGGTTTCGGCAAAACGGAGGTCGCGCTCAGGGCCGCCCTCAAGGCGGTAATGGACGGCTTTCAGGTCGCCTTTCTTGTGCCCACGACGCTTCTTGTCTCCCAGCATCTTCAGACCGCCCGCGCGCGGCTCGCCAGCCTGCCCGTGAACACGGTCGCGCTTTCGCGGTTTAATTCGCCGGGGGAGGAGAAAAGAATTTTAGGCGAGATAGAGCGCGGATATGCGGACATAGTGGTCGGGACGCACAAAATCCTTTCGGGCAAGGTCAGGTTCAAAAATCTCGGGCTGCTCATCATAGACGAGGAGCACAAATTTGGCGTCAGACAGAAAGAGCGGCTGAAAACCATGCGGGAAAATCTGGACGTGCTGTCGCTGTCCGCAACGCCGATACCGAGAACGCTTCAACTCTCGCTTGCGGGAATAAGAGACATCAGTTCCATCAACTCGCCGCCGCGCGGGCGGCTTCCGGTGAAGATACGGATAAGCAAATGGAACGCGGGGCTCATACGCGAGATTGTCCTCAAAGAGAAAAAACGGGGCGGCGGGGTGTTTTTCATCCACAACAGGATTGAAACCATAGGCGCGGTGGCGGAGCGCCTCCGGGAGATAATTCCGGAGGTTTCAATGGAGGTTACCCACGGGCGGCTGGGCAAAAAAGACCTTGAGGACAGGGTCGGGAGGTTCGCGGGCGGGAAGATTGACATGCTGATAACAACCGCGATAGTGGAGTCCGGTCTGGACATTGCCGGGGCAAACACCATTTTTATAAACGACGCCCACAACTTCGGCATTGCGGACCTGTATCAACTGAAGGGGCGTGTGGGAAGGGGCTCGCTTCAGGCGTATGCGTGCCTGCTTGTGCCGGAGAGAAAGGAACTGAGCGAAGATGCGCTGCGCCGTTTAAGGCGGTTTGCGGAACTGTGGGACTTTGGCGGCGGGTATGAGCTTGCGTTTTCCGATTTGCGCATGAGGGGGGTGGGCAATCTGTTCGGGGTGGAGCAGTCCGGCCATGTGGCGCGTGTGGGCGTTGAGTTTTATCTTGAGATGCTGCGCGAGGCGACCGAGAGATTGAAGACCGGAAAAACGGCGGAAAAAATTGAGCCTGAAATAAGGACCGACCTTCAGGCGAGAATCCCGGATGACTATGTGGAGAGCGGGCGGGAGAGGCTGGTTTTTTACAAGAGGATTTCGTCATCGTCCGCCGGGGATGAGGTTCGCGCCCTCGCCGGGGAGGTGGAAGACCGTTTCGGGCCTCCGCCCGCGCAAGTGAAAAACCTGTTCGCGCTTGCGGCGTTAAAGACCGTGATGAGGGAGCACTCAGTGGGATTTATGGACATAAGGGAGGACGGCGCGGAGGCGTTCGGTTCCAAAGACCGGGCGGAAACAAAGGCGCGGTTCAGAAAGCAGGGCAAAGCGTGGAAGCCGTTTGCCGTGCGGGGAATGCCGAAAGGGGCGGCGGAGGCGGCGGCGCGAATGCTTTCTGAATTGCGGGCGGTTTGA
- the thiI gene encoding tRNA 4-thiouridine(8) synthase ThiI: MGVLVHYGDLALKGKNRGAFVKQLSDNIERATGGRCEAGRERIIVRGGNPGNLGRVFGISWYAPYFGCPKNMDDIADMCLCEVGRELERSPGAVSFCVRAKRADKSFAVNSSEIERRLGEKIRLRFGLKVDIKSPDLPVHIRVDMDEARLHFGKSPGAGGLPVGTGAPLLCLLSGGIDSPVAALCLMKRGCAVDFLHFHVFPQASPVRETKMAGLLGALGLYQPSSKTFLAPYRFFQERVLAAFPQDEIFRGYEMVLFRRFMLEAARGIAVARGYGGIITGDCIGQVASQTVENISCAYTGLDFLVLSPLLGWDKDDIIGKARRAGTYGHSIAPYNECCSVVSPAPRTRCRVPVLRRLSAEVGMDDMVSRTLDGVEIFAAPYKTEEESAAG; the protein is encoded by the coding sequence ATGGGAGTACTTGTTCACTACGGGGATTTGGCGCTCAAGGGAAAAAACCGGGGCGCGTTTGTCAAACAACTTTCGGACAACATTGAGCGCGCGACCGGGGGCCGCTGCGAGGCGGGACGGGAGCGCATAATTGTGCGGGGCGGCAACCCCGGCAACCTTGGTCGCGTGTTCGGAATCTCGTGGTATGCGCCGTATTTCGGCTGCCCGAAAAACATGGATGACATTGCCGACATGTGCCTTTGCGAGGTCGGGCGGGAACTTGAGAGGTCGCCGGGGGCGGTCAGTTTCTGCGTCCGCGCCAAAAGGGCGGACAAATCGTTTGCCGTGAACTCGTCCGAAATAGAGAGGCGTCTCGGCGAGAAGATCCGTTTGCGCTTCGGTCTGAAGGTTGACATCAAATCCCCCGACCTGCCCGTTCACATCAGGGTGGACATGGACGAGGCGCGGCTTCATTTCGGCAAAAGTCCGGGCGCGGGCGGGCTTCCGGTGGGCACGGGCGCGCCGCTTTTGTGCCTGCTTTCGGGCGGAATAGACTCTCCCGTGGCGGCGCTTTGCCTGATGAAGCGCGGTTGCGCGGTGGATTTTCTGCACTTTCACGTTTTCCCCCAAGCGTCTCCCGTGCGCGAAACCAAAATGGCCGGACTGCTCGGCGCGCTCGGCCTCTACCAGCCGTCTTCAAAAACGTTTCTCGCCCCCTACAGGTTTTTTCAGGAAAGGGTTCTCGCCGCTTTCCCTCAGGACGAAATTTTCAGGGGGTATGAGATGGTTCTGTTCAGAAGGTTCATGCTTGAGGCGGCGCGCGGCATTGCGGTCGCGCGCGGCTACGGCGGCATTATCACCGGCGACTGCATAGGGCAGGTTGCCTCCCAGACGGTTGAGAACATATCGTGCGCCTACACCGGGCTTGATTTTCTGGTGCTCAGCCCGCTTCTCGGATGGGACAAGGACGACATAATCGGAAAGGCGCGCCGCGCGGGCACTTACGGGCACAGCATTGCCCCCTACAATGAGTGCTGTTCAGTGGTCTCGCCCGCTCCCAGAACGCGGTGCAGAGTTCCCGTTCTGCGGCGGCTGAGCGCCGAGGTCGGCATGGATGACATGGTGTCCCGGACGCTTGACGGCGTTGAGATTTTTGCCGCCCCGTATAAAACGGAGGAAGAAAGTGCCGCGGGTTAG
- a CDS encoding YadA-like family protein, with product MRKELITFLVAVLLFAPQAEATNAIGRSAFANGLDAIVIGRDLSAEREQIRIGDSQTNVWVGIYSLNALANAAGFDAQAEYERRQLEEKEDEDDGMGSPPRLPEPRRPAIQSGIDTASLPTVRGAEAVTPIAPAGGVGIGTGVRATNAGIMSSAQGSDSVAFGHSALAASAATAIGSNTNAGTDGVAIGYNAEADGSGGVAIGVNSLAQGGGGIAIGHGVKLGRNDDIAIGEASDRNVRIGAYDFRAMNATIDTNTRDIADHEDRLGFVESELGKFQRSDKRYNKGIAMAMAQGALYVEPGKRATVGLSHAGYRGEHGMAASFGVRVNEQIQVHFSGATDTGFDEKGIKSGIQFSW from the coding sequence ATGAGAAAAGAACTGATAACATTTCTCGTGGCGGTGTTGCTGTTTGCCCCGCAAGCGGAGGCGACTAATGCCATAGGACGAAGCGCGTTCGCAAACGGACTTGACGCAATCGTAATTGGTCGTGATTTGTCAGCCGAAAGAGAGCAAATCCGCATAGGTGACAGTCAGACGAATGTTTGGGTTGGAATCTACAGTTTGAACGCCCTTGCCAATGCCGCCGGTTTTGACGCTCAAGCGGAATATGAACGGAGACAGTTGGAGGAAAAAGAGGATGAGGATGATGGAATGGGTAGTCCTCCCCGTCTTCCAGAACCGCGCCGTCCCGCAATTCAAAGCGGTATTGACACCGCCTCACTGCCGACTGTCCGGGGAGCGGAAGCGGTAACGCCGATTGCTCCGGCTGGCGGTGTGGGGATAGGCACGGGAGTCCGCGCTACTAATGCCGGGATAATGTCTTCGGCGCAGGGTTCAGATTCAGTGGCTTTCGGCCACAGCGCATTGGCGGCAAGCGCTGCAACGGCTATCGGGTCAAACACAAATGCCGGAACCGACGGGGTGGCTATCGGTTATAACGCAGAGGCGGATGGTAGTGGCGGCGTTGCAATCGGGGTTAATTCATTGGCGCAAGGCGGTGGCGGCATTGCAATCGGGCATGGTGTGAAATTGGGACGCAATGATGATATCGCCATCGGTGAAGCCTCTGATAGAAATGTGCGTATCGGCGCATACGACTTTCGGGCAATGAACGCCACCATAGACACCAACACAAGAGACATAGCCGACCACGAAGACCGACTTGGCTTTGTTGAAAGTGAACTCGGCAAATTTCAACGGAGCGATAAGCGTTACAACAAGGGTATCGCTATGGCAATGGCTCAGGGAGCCCTCTATGTTGAGCCGGGCAAGCGGGCAACCGTTGGTTTGTCTCATGCCGGTTACAGGGGCGAACACGGCATGGCCGCAAGTTTCGGGGTTCGCGTAAATGAGCAAATCCAAGTTCATTTCAGCGGGGCAACGGATACCGGCTTTGACGAAAAGGGAATTAAATCGGGGATTCAATTCTCATGGTGA
- the truA gene encoding tRNA pseudouridine(38-40) synthase TruA: MRNIKLTIEYDGANYSGWQRQANSVNTVQREIERAIKKVTGGEATVHGSGRTDAGVHALGQVANFLTPSAMKTESIRKALNSELPEDITVRRAQEVAEDFHSRISAKKKTYFYRILNRPSRPAVERKTCWFISEELDFEAMKEACRRIPGEHDFKAFCNTNITVRTTVRRVFSAKLARKGGFIVFSVEANGFLKRMVRFLAGTLVRVGRGRLSPDGFERILKTGRKTRDVIPAPPRGLFLEKVLY, from the coding sequence TTGAGAAACATTAAATTAACGATTGAATACGACGGCGCGAACTACAGCGGCTGGCAGAGACAGGCAAACTCCGTAAACACCGTTCAGCGGGAAATTGAACGGGCGATAAAAAAGGTTACGGGCGGGGAGGCGACCGTTCACGGCTCAGGCAGGACGGACGCGGGCGTCCACGCCCTCGGACAGGTGGCAAACTTCCTTACGCCCTCCGCCATGAAAACCGAATCCATCCGCAAGGCGCTCAATTCCGAACTGCCCGAAGACATAACGGTCAGGCGGGCGCAAGAGGTTGCGGAGGATTTTCATTCCCGCATTTCCGCGAAAAAGAAAACCTATTTCTACAGAATCCTGAACCGCCCCTCCCGCCCCGCGGTTGAGAGAAAAACCTGCTGGTTTATATCCGAGGAACTGGATTTTGAAGCCATGAAAGAGGCATGCCGCCGCATACCGGGCGAGCATGACTTCAAGGCGTTCTGCAACACAAACATCACCGTCAGGACAACCGTGCGGAGGGTTTTCTCCGCCAAACTTGCGCGCAAGGGCGGGTTTATTGTTTTCTCCGTTGAGGCGAACGGCTTTCTTAAAAGGATGGTCAGGTTTCTTGCGGGAACCCTTGTGCGGGTCGGGCGGGGAAGGCTCAGCCCGGACGGCTTTGAGCGCATTCTCAAAACCGGGAGGAAGACCCGCGATGTAATACCCGCCCCGCCCCGCGGGCTTTTTCTGGAAAAGGTCTTGTATTGA
- the leuB gene encoding 3-isopropylmalate dehydrogenase, which translates to MPKILILPGDGIGPEVTGAALGVLEEIERIANVSFEKETELFGGCSIDERGVPVTDGVLSKAGAADAVLLGAVGGEKWENLDHSLKPETGLLSLRKTLDTYVNLRPARVYPALADASTLKREVVSGADILVVRELTGGIYFGEPRGIEDCAGGRRGFNTLVYSTAEIGRVARKAFLAARARRGELVSVDKSNVLESMVLWRETVSQIGREEFPDIKLTHLYVDNAAMQLIRRPKTFDVLLAGNLFGDIISDEAAQLTGSLGMLPSASVGDGAAIYEPVHGSAPDIAGSDTANPLAAILSAAMMLKHSFAMDAEAEMIDRAVSAALDEGFRTADIYEEGSRKVGCREMGETVARMLGRP; encoded by the coding sequence ATGCCGAAAATCCTTATACTTCCCGGAGACGGAATAGGCCCCGAAGTAACGGGGGCCGCCCTCGGAGTGCTTGAGGAAATTGAGAGAATAGCGAACGTTTCGTTTGAGAAAGAGACCGAACTGTTCGGCGGCTGCTCAATAGACGAGCGCGGCGTTCCGGTAACGGACGGGGTTTTGTCAAAGGCGGGCGCGGCGGACGCCGTGCTTCTGGGAGCCGTGGGCGGGGAGAAGTGGGAAAACCTTGACCACTCCCTCAAGCCCGAAACGGGTCTGCTGTCTCTCAGAAAGACCCTTGACACCTATGTGAACCTGCGTCCCGCAAGGGTTTACCCCGCCCTTGCGGACGCCTCAACTCTCAAACGCGAGGTGGTTTCAGGGGCGGACATACTGGTGGTGAGGGAACTCACGGGCGGCATATATTTCGGCGAGCCGAGGGGAATTGAAGACTGCGCGGGCGGACGGCGGGGTTTTAACACCCTCGTTTATTCAACGGCGGAGATAGGGCGCGTGGCGAGAAAGGCGTTTCTTGCGGCGCGGGCGAGAAGGGGCGAACTGGTGTCCGTGGACAAATCAAACGTGCTGGAGTCAATGGTTTTGTGGAGGGAGACGGTGTCGCAAATAGGCCGGGAGGAATTTCCCGACATAAAATTAACGCACCTGTATGTGGACAATGCGGCGATGCAGCTCATAAGAAGGCCCAAAACCTTTGACGTGCTGCTCGCGGGCAACCTTTTCGGAGACATCATAAGCGACGAGGCGGCCCAGCTTACGGGCTCTCTCGGAATGCTGCCGTCCGCAAGCGTGGGAGACGGCGCGGCAATATACGAGCCGGTTCACGGAAGCGCTCCCGACATAGCGGGAAGCGACACGGCAAATCCGCTGGCGGCCATTCTGTCGGCGGCCATGATGTTGAAACACTCTTTTGCCATGGACGCCGAGGCGGAGATGATAGACCGCGCCGTGAGCGCCGCTCTGGATGAGGGTTTCAGAACGGCGGACATATACGAGGAAGGAAGCAGGAAGGTCGGATGCCGCGAGATGGGAGAAACGGTGGCGCGGATGCTGGGCCGCCCGTAG
- a CDS encoding S41 family peptidase: MILYTNFSAMRFGFRKLGKGAAFALAVALAWAVAAAHPAGSEENSRPKITGAVFNIVQNNFPYKSQIDFPKMLKKGLDNLETRIDEVLVEWDKNGGGFKLVAGQQEREFRYKEPESWDDLKKISSDAFSFIRKNTNPEERSDSDIEYALVNGMLSTVDRHSRIIPPRDYEEFIIETEGSFTGLGIVISTSKGWITVVSPIEDTPAYRAGMKSGDRIVQIENESTVNMSIVEAVHRLRGPKGEPVNIRILRDSMTKPTPLTIVRDVIKIESVEHHLFPGGILYLKIKNFQRNTTDSAIEAIKEIKKELGRKKAEIEGIILDVRDNPGGLLNQAASISDMFLKYGTVFSVKSGTNVSPYSASGRDRFELREKTVVLINSGSASASEIVTGALKENDRALTMGTKTFGKGSIQNIFELEDGAALKLTIGNYLIPGEKSIHRVGITPDIFIEEVGFSKKKVVYKTPEFAFLLEKYREEREDEEGVRDPDPPVHSFKILNESLTEEEETPDGVSKPPSDGEKKKRREKDPLIAAARRIITGTNGIYRSDMLKTAGEILEAIGREEDLRIREKLAGLKVDWAEGENGGGRADLRVKVIPEEPVFKAGDEGRIKVEVFNAGSEPVYKLTALISSENRLLDGREFVFGKINPGQKVKWEAPLKTPENVRTRNDECVIKFFDSSRKEVFSQTFAVSFKGNERPAISYNYEIVDDGRFGSKGNGDGRISEGETVSLLFRIKNSGAGAGEELGLYLKNRSGKRVFLEKAIEELGEMRPGEMKDVAMRFRVEKQDKDKAAEKAEFDLTANDFQIGFSSKYGIEIPVVAAAEFSPEPGAVTLPRDTEILGGSFEGAQAVFTAGAGSSYRTEGAAGQWLKIKLDEDAAGWVKTSDTVAFEGEKPSPDFRHALERSPLITLEAVPTVTDSNEIEITGSAKDAEPVVNVSFFNNNDKIHVINSGRKEQNFTFTIPLEDGLNRLEITAKDSGNLKTVRTFFIRKTS, translated from the coding sequence GTGATACTATACACTAACTTCTCGGCTATGAGGTTTGGTTTCAGGAAACTTGGGAAAGGCGCCGCGTTTGCGCTGGCCGTTGCGCTCGCGTGGGCGGTTGCCGCCGCGCACCCTGCGGGGTCGGAGGAAAACAGCCGCCCGAAAATTACCGGCGCCGTTTTTAACATTGTCCAAAACAACTTCCCCTACAAGTCTCAGATTGATTTCCCGAAGATGCTCAAAAAAGGGCTGGACAATCTGGAAACCCGCATAGACGAGGTTCTGGTTGAATGGGACAAAAACGGGGGCGGCTTCAAACTGGTCGCCGGACAGCAGGAAAGGGAGTTCCGCTACAAAGAGCCGGAATCGTGGGACGACCTGAAAAAAATTTCCTCGGACGCGTTCTCCTTCATCCGCAAAAACACGAATCCGGAGGAGAGAAGCGACAGCGATATTGAATACGCCCTTGTCAACGGAATGCTCTCAACCGTGGACAGGCACTCGCGCATTATCCCCCCGCGCGACTACGAGGAGTTCATCATTGAGACGGAGGGCAGTTTTACGGGTCTCGGCATTGTCATCAGCACGAGCAAGGGCTGGATAACGGTCGTCTCGCCCATTGAAGACACCCCCGCCTACAGGGCGGGAATGAAATCAGGCGACAGGATTGTCCAGATAGAAAACGAGTCAACGGTCAACATGTCCATCGTGGAGGCGGTTCACAGGCTCAGGGGGCCCAAGGGCGAGCCCGTGAACATACGCATACTCAGAGACTCCATGACCAAGCCCACGCCGCTCACCATAGTGCGGGACGTAATTAAAATAGAGAGCGTTGAGCACCACCTCTTTCCCGGCGGCATCCTCTACCTGAAGATAAAAAACTTCCAGAGAAACACCACCGACAGCGCGATTGAGGCGATAAAGGAAATAAAGAAAGAACTCGGGCGCAAAAAGGCGGAGATTGAGGGGATAATCCTTGATGTGAGGGACAACCCCGGAGGGCTGCTCAATCAGGCGGCCAGCATATCCGACATGTTCCTTAAATACGGCACTGTTTTCAGCGTGAAGAGCGGCACAAACGTAAGCCCCTACTCCGCCTCCGGGCGCGACCGCTTTGAGTTGCGTGAAAAAACCGTGGTGCTGATAAATTCGGGTTCCGCAAGCGCGTCCGAGATAGTAACGGGGGCGCTCAAGGAAAACGACAGGGCGCTTACCATGGGAACAAAAACCTTCGGCAAGGGCTCAATTCAGAACATCTTTGAACTTGAAGACGGCGCGGCGCTCAAACTCACCATAGGCAACTATCTGATACCGGGGGAGAAATCCATCCACAGGGTGGGAATCACACCGGACATATTCATAGAGGAAGTGGGCTTCTCCAAAAAAAAGGTGGTGTATAAAACTCCGGAATTCGCCTTTCTGCTTGAAAAATACCGCGAGGAGCGCGAGGACGAGGAAGGCGTCCGCGACCCCGACCCGCCCGTGCATTCTTTCAAGATTCTGAACGAATCGCTGACCGAGGAGGAAGAGACCCCGGACGGGGTGTCAAAACCGCCGAGCGACGGAGAGAAGAAAAAACGGAGGGAAAAAGACCCCCTCATAGCGGCGGCGCGCAGAATCATCACGGGCACAAACGGGATTTACAGAAGCGACATGCTCAAAACCGCCGGTGAAATACTTGAAGCCATAGGGCGCGAGGAAGACCTGCGCATAAGGGAAAAACTGGCAGGGCTCAAGGTGGACTGGGCAGAGGGGGAAAACGGGGGCGGCAGGGCGGACCTCAGGGTGAAAGTCATTCCGGAGGAGCCGGTTTTCAAGGCAGGGGACGAGGGGCGGATAAAGGTTGAGGTGTTTAACGCGGGAAGCGAGCCGGTTTACAAACTCACCGCACTCATCTCCTCGGAAAACCGGCTTCTTGACGGCAGGGAGTTTGTGTTCGGCAAAATCAACCCCGGACAGAAAGTGAAATGGGAAGCCCCGCTGAAAACCCCTGAAAACGTCCGCACCAGAAACGACGAGTGCGTTATCAAGTTCTTTGACTCCTCCCGCAAAGAGGTGTTTTCACAAACCTTCGCGGTCTCATTCAAGGGCAATGAGCGCCCGGCCATAAGTTACAACTACGAGATAGTTGACGACGGCAGGTTCGGTTCAAAGGGCAACGGAGACGGCAGAATATCGGAGGGGGAGACCGTCTCGCTGCTTTTCCGCATAAAAAACTCCGGCGCGGGCGCGGGCGAAGAGCTGGGGCTTTACCTGAAAAACCGGTCGGGCAAGAGGGTGTTTCTGGAAAAAGCGATAGAGGAACTGGGGGAAATGCGCCCGGGCGAAATGAAGGATGTGGCAATGAGGTTCAGGGTTGAAAAACAGGACAAGGACAAAGCGGCGGAAAAAGCCGAGTTTGACCTCACGGCAAACGATTTTCAAATCGGATTTTCGTCAAAATACGGCATAGAGATACCGGTGGTCGCGGCGGCGGAGTTTTCGCCGGAGCCCGGCGCGGTAACCCTCCCCCGCGACACGGAGATACTCGGCGGAAGTTTTGAGGGGGCGCAGGCGGTCTTTACCGCCGGGGCGGGCTCTTCATACCGCACGGAAGGCGCGGCGGGACAGTGGCTGAAAATCAAACTGGACGAAGATGCGGCGGGCTGGGTGAAAACATCCGACACCGTGGCGTTTGAAGGCGAAAAGCCGAGCCCCGACTTCCGCCACGCTCTGGAAAGGTCGCCGCTCATAACCCTTGAAGCCGTCCCCACGGTAACGGACAGCAACGAGATAGAGATAACCGGCTCCGCAAAAGACGCCGAGCCCGTGGTCAACGTATCGTTCTTCAACAACAACGACAAAATACACGTCATCAACTCCGGACGGAAAGAGCAGAACTTCACCTTTACCATTCCGCTTGAGGACGGCCTCAACAGGCTGGAGATAACCGCCAAGGACTCCGGCAACCTTAAAACCGTCCGCACCTTCTTCATCAGAAAAACAAGTTGA
- a CDS encoding NYN domain-containing protein: MTLLQKKERNLRNWFENTLNRISGTHATLKHRQKVKSPPNCPVCQKTIPTCPHCNADMRGTQEKGIDTAMVTDMIKLAWANAYDVAVVVSSDRDFIPSIPRNQGDSWLFSAYGNRPFAKVLGQL, translated from the coding sequence ATGACCCTGCTTCAAAAAAAAGAGCGCAATCTTAGAAATTGGTTTGAGAATACTCTGAACAGAATTTCAGGAACTCATGCCACTCTGAAACACAGGCAAAAGGTCAAATCGCCACCCAACTGTCCCGTTTGCCAGAAAACAATCCCTACCTGTCCACACTGCAATGCGGACATGCGCGGGACACAGGAAAAAGGCATAGATACAGCGATGGTTACCGATATGATCAAATTGGCATGGGCGAATGCCTATGATGTGGCAGTTGTTGTTTCTTCGGACCGAGACTTTATTCCTTCAATCCCGAGGAATCAAGGTGATTCATGGCTCTTTTCCGCCTATGGGAATAGACCTTTCGCAAAAGTGTTGGGGCAACTTTGA